In Macadamia integrifolia cultivar HAES 741 chromosome 5, SCU_Mint_v3, whole genome shotgun sequence, a single window of DNA contains:
- the LOC122078400 gene encoding transcription factor MYB1R1-like encodes MSRCCSQCGNNGHNSRTCAEASAGDGVGFMLFGVRVTEGSNSNSNNNNNNNNSSNSMRKVVSMNNLSQYDQPHDPNADFASGYASDDVVHSSAGHRERKRGVPWTEEEHRLFLLGLQKVGKGDWRGISRNFVKTRTPTQVASHAQKYFLRRSNLNRRRRRSSLFDMTPDTFMRSGSEEEQVIQENTTQADFPPPPAINCNLGFPVPAYPITVTPANYDTDMMENLTLGQPDQTNESSSTKLVRPTPLLPIPPSSRMADLNLNQKSPIDPSPLSLKLSTSPDQQQQQQQPSSRHSAFQAMPSFNAGDLDSNGGSIISVA; translated from the exons ATGTCGCGCTGCTGCTCTCAGTGCGGCAACAACGGCCACAATTCCCGCACATGCGCCGAGGCCTCCGCCGGCGACGGTGTTGGGTTCATGCTGTTCGGTGTACGAGTCACCGAAGGTTCCAACTCCAActctaacaacaacaacaacaacaacaacagcagcaacTCCATGCGTAAGGTCGTCAGTATGAACAACCTCTCCCAATACGATCAGCCTCACGACCCTAACGCCGATTTCGCCTCTGGTTACGCCTCAGACGACGTCGTCCACTCCTCCGCCGGCCACCGCGAGCGCAAGAGAG GAGTTCCATGGACGGAGGAAGAACACAGGCTTTTCCTATTAGGTTTGCAGAAGGTCGGGAAAGGAGACTGGAGAGGTATCTCTAGAAACTTCGTCAAGACTCGTACGCCTACTCAGGTCGCTAGCCATGCCCAGAAGTACTTCCTCCGGCGAAGTAATCTCAACCGGAGACGCCGCCGATCTAGTCTCTTTGACATGACCCCCGATACG TTCATGCGATCGGGTAGTGAAGAAGAACAAGTCATCCAGGAGAACACAACTCAGGCAGACTTCCCACCGCCGCCGGCGATAAACTGCAACTTGGGATTTCCGGTACCAGCATATCCAATAACGGTTACTCCGGCCAACTACGATACCGATATGATGGAGAATTTAACCCTGGGACAACCAGACCAAACGAATGAATCGTCATCGACGAAGCTAGTCCGTCCGACACCTCTGCTACCAATCCCACCCTCATCAAGGATGGCGGATCTTAATCTGAACCAGAAATCCCCCATAGATCCTTCCCCACTTTCTCtcaagctctccacatcacccgatcagcagcagcagcagcagcagccgtCGTCAAGGCACTCTGCTTTTCAGGCCATGCCAAGCTTTAACGCCGGCGATCTTGATTCCAATGGCGGAAGCATAATCAGTGTTGCCTGA
- the LOC122079718 gene encoding pentatricopeptide repeat-containing protein At1g74850, chloroplastic, whose protein sequence is MIFLHSLSISNPISNPALSSSLLKSSQIERRNCRLYWGNFPVKRTNLFGDRGFLSSVGRTRAKPKELILGNPSVTVEKGKYSYDVETLINKLSSLPPRGSIARCLDIFKNKLSLNDFASVFKEFAQRGDWQRSLRLFKYMQRQIWCKPNEHIYTIMIGVLGREGLLDKCAEIFEEMPTHGVARSVFSFTALINAYGRNGQYQTSLELLDRMKKERVSPSILTYNTVIHSCARGGLDWEGLLGLFAEMRHEGIQPDLVTYNTLLFACASRELGDEAEMVFRSMNEAGIVPDITTHTYLVETFGNLGKLQKVSELLKEMESAGNLPDITSYNVLLEAYAQSGSIKEAMGVFRQMQAAGCMPNATTYSILLNLYGRHGRYEDVRELFLEMKVSNTEPDAATYNILIEVFGEGGYFKEVVTLFHDMVEENIEPNMETYEGLIFACGKGGLHADAKLILSHLSEKGVVPSSKVYTGVVEAYGQAALYEEALVAFNTMKEVGSRPTVETYNSLIRTFSCGGLYRESEAILRQMGEAGIARNRDSFNGMIEAFGRGGQFEEALKVYVEMGKARCDPDEKTLEAVLSVYCSAGLVDESEEQFQEIKASGIMPTIICYCFLLSVYAKSDRWDGVYELLEEMTTNRVSNMHQVIGKMIKGDYDDDSNWQMVEYVFDKLNSEGCGLGLRFYNAVLEALWWLGQKERAARVLNEATRRGLFPELFRKSKLMWSVDVHRMSVGGALTAISVWLNNVYGMFKNGEDLPHLAAIVVARGVMEKISETREIPIAKLAYSFLNDNVSSSFCFPGWNKGRIICHRPQLKRILKGSESSSDESRNELVSINNSTFPLSGMRVSMADVNSGQHINVDSEIGIGTRTKLMTTAV, encoded by the exons ATGATTTTCCTGCACTCTCTCTCCATATCTAACCCCATATCTAACCCTGCTTTATCTTCTTCATTACTCAAATCCTCACAGATTGAACGAAGAAATTGCAGACTTTACTGGGGAAATTTTCCGGTAAAGAGGACAAATTTATTCGGGGACAGAGGATTCCTCTCCAGCGTTGGAAGGACCAGAGCGAAGCCCAAAGAGTTGATTTTGGGGAACCCATCAGTTACAGTCGAGAAAGGTAAGTACAGCTACGACGTTGAAACCCTAATCAACAAATTAAGTAGCTTACCCCCTCGAGGCAGCATCGCTCGATGTCTTGATATATTCAAGAACAAGCTCTCCCTTAACGACTTCGCTTCGGTATTCAAAGAGTTCGCGCAACGTGGAGATTGGCAACGCTCGCTTCGCCTCTTCAAATATATGCAGAGGCAAATCTGGTGTAAGCCCAACGAACATATTTACACAATCATGATCGGCGTGTTGGGTCGAGAGGGATTACTCGACAAGTGCGCTGAAATATTTGAAGAAATGCCCACTCACGGCGTTGCCCGTAGCGTCTTCTCCTTCACTGCTCTAATTAACGCTTACGGTCGGAATGGTCAGTACCAGACTTCCCTTGAGCTTCTCGATcgaatgaagaaagaaagggtttCTCCCAGTATTTTGACTTATAATACTGTCATCCATTCCTGCGCTAGGGGCGGTTTGGATTGGGAAGGGCTTCTGGGTTTGTTTGCTGAGATGCGACATGAGGGAATTCAACCGGATCTTGTTACTTATAACACACTTCTCTTTGCTTGCGCCAGTAGGGAACTTGGGGACGAGGCCGAGATGGTATTTAGAAGCATGAATGAGGCTGGAATTGTTCCTGATATAACTACCCACACTTACCTCGTTGAGACATTTGGAAACCTGGGCAAGCTTCAGAAGGTGTCTGAACTCCTTAAGGAGATGGAGTCTGCTGGGAATTTGCCTGATATCACATCTTATAATGTGTTATTAGAGGCTTACGCGCAGTCAGGGTCAATTAAAGAGGCTATGGGTGTGTTTAGGCAGATGCAAGCTGCTGGGTGTATGCCAAATGCCACAACTTATAGTATTTTGCTGAATCTATATGGGCGGCATGGGCGTTACGAAGATGTTCGGGAGTTGTTTCTTGAGATGAAAGTGAGCAATACGGAGCCGGATGCTGCTACCTACAATATCCTGATAGAGGTGTTTGGTGAGGGTGGTTATTTCAAGGAGGTGGTCACTTTGTTCCATGATATGGTGGAAGAGAATATTGAGCCAAATATGGAGACTTATGAGGGTCTGATATTTGCTTGTGGAAAGGGTGGGCTTCATGCGGATGCCAAGCTGATTCTCTCTCATCTGAGTGAGAAAGGGGTGGTGCCAAGTTCTAAGGTTTATACTGGAGTAGTTGAAGCATATGGACAGGCTGCACTGTATGAGGAAGCTCTTGTTGCATTTAACACAATGAAAGAAGTGGGGAGTAGGCCAACTGTTGAAACATACAATTCCTTGATACGCACTTTTTCCTGTGGTGGACTTTATAGGGAGTCTGAAGCCATCTTGAGGCAGATGGGTGAGGCGGGTATTGCACGGAACAGGGATTCTTTTAATGGTATGATTGAAGCTTTTGGACGAGGAGGCCAGTTTGAAGAAGCTCTCAAGGTATATGTAGAGATGGGAAAAGCAAGATGTGATCCTGATGAAAAGACCCTTGAAGCTGTTTTAAGTGTGTACTGCTCAGCAGGTCTAGTTGATGAGAGTGAGGAGCAGTTCCAGGAAATTAAAGCTTCAGGAATTATGCCTACTATTATATGTTACTGTTTTCTGCTCTCAGTTTATGCAAAGAGTGACAG GTGGGATGGTGTATATGAGCTACTGGAGGAGATGACCACTAATAGGGTATCTAATATGCATCAAGTGATAGGAAAGATGATCAAGGGAGATTATGACGATGACTCTAATTGGCAGATGGTTGAGTATGTCTTTGACAAATTAAACTCTGAAGGTTGTGGCTTGGGTTTGAGGTTCTATAATGCTGTTCTAGAAGCATTGTGGTGGCTGGGCCAGAAGGAGCGAGCTGCAAGAGTGCTCAATGAAGCAACAAGGCGGGGCCTTTTTCCTGAGTTGTTCCGGAAAAGCAAGCTCATGTGGTCTGTAGATGTCCACAG GATGTCAGTAGGTGGTGCTCTTACAGCAATATCAGTTTGGCTCAACAATGTATATGGCATGTTCAAAAATGGGGAAGATCTTCCTCATTTGGCAGCGATTGTAGTTGC GCGTGGGGTGATGGAGAAAATCTCTGAAACACGGGAAATTCCTATTGCAAAGTTGGCCTATTCATTTCTCAATGATAATGTGTCATCATCCTTCTGTTTCCCTGGGTGGAACAAGGGCCGAATAATCTGCCATAGACCACAGCTCAAACGAATTCTAAAAGGTTCTGAATCGTCATCAGACGAGTCCAGAAACGAGTTGGTTTCTATTAATAACTCCACTTTTCCTCTTTCTGGCATGAGAGTATCCATGGCTGATGTCAATAGCGGCCAACATATTAATGTGGACTCTGAAATAGGCATTGGAACAAGAACAAAGCTTATGACAACTGCAGTCTAA